A segment of the Siphonobacter curvatus genome:
ATACGGAGAGCCGGTTCCCCAATTTCTGCGTTCCGGCTAGCGTTAGGTACGACTTTTCGTAAAGCTTCATGTAATTACGTTCCTGAAAAAGCGTATAAAAGGTATTCAGGGATTCTGGGATGGGGTCCGCCGGATTGAACTGAAACACATTGCGGCCTCCACTGAGTCGTACCGATGTATTTTCAACGGTGTACCCTAGGGAAAGTCCCCCGTTGAGTCGATGCCGGGCAAACGAATACCGTCCCGCCAGCGAGGCATTCCAGCTTTTAACTTTCGAGAGCCGTTCCACGTAACTGAGTCTGGTTTTCAGTACGTATCCTTCCACGGCATTGAAAAATTCACTTTTGGTCAGATCAAACACGGGCGATTCAAAGGTTAGTACTCGTGGATACCATTCCAGCTCCTTTCGTTGCCCATACCGATACGTATGGCCGGTCAGTAACTGCATGAATTTAAACTTGGGCAGATTTCGAATGGAATCTTTCCGAATTTTTACTTCGTTAGCTTTGTACAGGCTATCCGCTCGCTGGTAGCCCTGCGTTTCCAGGTTCGTCAACGGCACTTGCCGCTCCCCTTCCCAGAAGGTCGAGGGTCGTTTGCGGGCCAGGGTATCAATTTCGAACGACCAGTTTCGCGTGACGGTGACGTCTTCTCCGGACTTTTTCCGCTCCTTCCGGTCTTCTTTTTCCAGTTGATTCACCATTTTTCGCAACTGCTTACGAGTCGCCTGCGTGGGTGCAGGTGTGTTGGCTTTACGCAGGGTTGCCGCTATTTCCTTATCGATTTTCTCATCGACTACTTCCGGAATCTGGTGATACTTGGGATTTAGCTTGACCTGATAATTTCGAACAGACGTAATATAGCGGGTTTCGCCTTTTGCTCCCAGAATATTGATTTTGGCGGTCGTCTCCAGTTGTACGGGCATCCAGACGCCTTCGAAAGGTGAGAATAATTGCCGGATGCCGTACTGCGTTCCGGTTTCGTCCTGAAAGCTAAAGTCCAGACTATGAATACTCCAGCTACCTTCAATGAGATTCAGCGTACCATCTAATACGTTGAGGCCTTTGCTGCGGGGTGTTACTTTGATTTTGTTGACGATCAATCCCCGATCATTGAAGAAGCCCAAATATTCGAAGCGGTACAGTCCAAACGATTTCGGCGACAAAGGAGAGACGATTTCACCCAGCATCGGATTATAAAAACTCAGGCGGGCAAAATTGATGGCGGGATTGCTACCCGGTGGTAGATTCGAGCGGATGGATACTACTTTTTCGGTCACCTGATTGGGCTGGCGAAAGTTCAGGTCGTTTATTGATTCCAGAATATACGTGGTCCCTACCTGCAAGTTGGCTTTCTTGAGGGCATCCTCAAATAGAAAAGGAACTTTCTCAATACGGAAATTTCCTTTCACGTACGTCCGGGCCGACCAGGTATCCACTTCCAACTGATGAAAACGGGCCGTAGCAATGGCCTTCCGCATGATCGTATAAGCCGGATCTTCCTTGCTCTTCCCGATTCGTACTTCGGCTAGCTTTATTGCGATTTCCTGCAAGGACACATTCAGCGTCTGCCAGTCGGCGGAGACTTCTACGTTTCGGGTTTCGGTCTGGTGATTGAGGTATTGAAACTGTAGTTCGTAGGAACCCGGTTTAAGGGCAATTTCGTACTTACCTTCTCCATTCGACATGGTTCCCGTCGAAGTACCTTTTACCTGAATGGAAGCATAGGGAAGTATTTCGCCACTTTTACTGGTAATCGTTCCCCGGATACCCTGAGTCCAGGCATGATTGAAAAAAAAGCAGGTAAGAATAAGCAGGAGAAGTTTTTTCACCGGAAAACGGTTTAATGGTCTTTCTTCATTATGCAAAAAACAACGAAAGGGTTGCATGGACTCGCATTCAGGCAGGTACAAAATCCTGAGAGAGATGAAAATGCATTTCCTTACTATCCGCTCCTAACGTCAGCCCTCGCTTCTTACGTTTGACAATCAAAAGTTACTGATTTTCAATAGATTTCAAAACTATGTAATCATCAATTACTGCAATCCTAATAAAAATAAACGTTACTAAAACGTTATTAAAACTAAATTTACTAGATAAATGCAATTGCTATTCCTCAGAATTGATCGTTGAAAGCCCATTGTAAAAAGGCTGGCATTATGGCTCCCCACGTTTCCGGATTATGCTGTCCGCCCTCTACTTGCAGATAAGTAAAATCCGTTTCCCGTATATATCCCTTCCTTTCCAGTTCATACATCAGATCATACGTATCGTCAATGGCGTCGATGATACCATTGTTATTTCGATCGTCCTTTTCATCATCGGTACCCGCTTCAAACCAGAATTTCAGAGCGGGTTTACCAATTGTGTTTCGGATCTGAACGTGCATGATGCGGTCATTGGCATCATCATAGCCTTCGTCATACGCCCGACTTCGCCACCAGAGTGCTCCCGAGAAAACGCCCACCTTTGAGAATACGTCCGCATGATTCCAGCACACATCCAGAGCTGAAAGTCCACCCAGTGAGAAGCCCGCATACACCCGGCTTTGTAGCTCTTTATTTACGCGAAAGTGCTTTTCAACATACGGCACCAGTTCATGGAGTACAAATTGGGTATGAGCCTCTGCCCGATCACCCCTCCCCTTGTAGTCGGGCTGGTGAGCGGTTCCGTATTCCGAGAGCCGTCGTTCATTCGCGTGAATCCCTACGACCAGCAGACCGGGCACTTGATTTTTCTGGTATAACTTTTCTAGGGTTTCCTGAAGCCGCAACCGTTCAAAATCCTGCCCGTCATTGAGGTACAGAGTGGCGTACAACTGGGTAGACGATTCATAACCCGGGGGGAGCAAAAACGTCAGGGAAACCAATCGCTCCAGCGAATGAGAATTGAGCGTTACTGAATGACTTGTAATCGTAAATGGATCCAAAGGCATAGGATTAAATTCGGCCAACCTGCTTTTCCGCTGGAAATCGGTGTGCGGCAGGTAAAAATGGGTAAGTTACGCCTAATTTTAAAACTGAACAAGCACAGTAAACCAAATTAAATTTTACACAAACTTAATTTACCTAATTATAGAAGCAAAACAAGCTTAAAAAACCATTAATTATTTGGATTCTTTAAAAATCGAAATAATCTTGTAGGCTCTAACTTCATCAACTAGTGAACGAACAGTACATTAAGTATTACTCGCATTCTCTACACCGGGATATTGAGTTATTGGTGTTTGGACATTGGGGCTATCCGGTTTTAGTTTTTCCAACCAGCCAGCACCGTTACTATGAAGCGAAGGATGTACAATTGGTAGAGTCCGCCCGCTCGCTCATTGAAGCCGGTAAAATCAAGTTATACTGCGTCGATACCATTGATTCGGACTCCTGGTACGCCCGGCATTTACATCCATCAGCCCGGATCTATCAGGCTAGTTTGTACGACCGTTTTCTGAACGAAGAACTGATTCCCTGGATGCAACACGAAAACCATACGCCTACCGTCGCCGTGAGTGGATCCAGTTTCGGTGGTTTTCATGCGGCCAACGTGGCGTTTCGCCATCCCGAGAAAGTGTCGCATCTATTTACGATGGGAGCCGCTTTTGACATTCGAAATTTCATGGACGGCTATTACGATGACAACGTATATTTCAATAATCCACCCGATTATCTGCCTCATTCCCATGACGCAAACCTGTGGCGGATGCAGATTATTTTGGGTACCTGTATCTCCGATTTTTGCCGGCCTTCTACCGAGCATCTTTCGCAAATTCTGAGTACCAAACAAATTCCACACTGGCTCGACGTGCGTTGGCATGGTACCCACGACTGGCCCATCTGGCGGGAAATGTTTCCCGAATACCTCGCAAAAATTTAAACCCTTTAGCATCCGTACTAACGGACCCCAACCACTCCCTTTTCTTATGAAAAAAATCGGTATTCTCCACGGTATGGAAAACACCTTCCCGGCGGCTTTTGTGGAACGAGTTAATCTGATCGCCCCCGAAGGAATTAGGGCTGAGCCCGTCAGCGTTGGGAAAGTAGTACAGGGTGAAGCCAGTGAGTATGCCGTGATCATTGATCGGATTTCACAGGATGTCCCATTTTATCGTTCGTATCTAAAAAATGTGGCTCTCACGGGTACTATTGTTATCAATAACCCTTTCTGGTGGAGTGCGGACGAGAAGTTCTTCAATAATGCTCTAGCTACCAAAATTGGCGTTCCGGTGCCGAATACGGTATTGCTGCCCTCGAAAGCACGGCCCGATGATACGCAGGAAACCTCATTTCGAAATCTGGCCATGATGCCCTGGGAGGAGATTTACCAGTACATCGGATTTCCGGCCTTTATGAAACCTCACGCGGGCGGTGGCTGGAAAAATGTCTATAAAGTAGATAATCCGGACCAACTCTTCCAGGCCTATGATGAAACGGGTCAGTTGGTCATGCTTCTGCAGGAAGCCATTGATTTCGAATCGTACTATCGTTGCTACTGCATTGGCGGCAAGCACGTCCGGATTATGCCCTACGAGCCCCGTAACCCCCATCACCTCCGCTACGCCGCGGATTTTCCGGAAAACCCGGCGTTGATGAAAACGATGGAAGACTACGTCCTACGTCTCAACCGGGCATTGGGTTACGACTTCAATACGGTCGAATTTGCCGTGCGGAATGGTGTACCTATTGCCATCGACTTCTGCAATCCAGCTCCCGATGCCGATGTATATTCGGTAGGAGAAACCAACTTTGAGTGGGTGGTCGAAACGGCCGCAGCCTATGCCATCGAACGGGCACTCACTTATGAAGAAGGCAAACTCAATTTAACCTGGGGCGATTTCACCAAAGCCGGCGTAACGAATCAACCGCTGACGAGTTTTTAAGCCGAGTTTGTGGAGTTTGATCGAGTTTAAAGTTCAAGTTAGATTTAAAGTTTGAGGCACGTTTGATTGTTTGAAACTGCCTGTGTATGAATCTTTTCAAACCTTAAATGTTCATCAAACTATTTCAAACTTTAACTCCTCAATCCCACTCAAACTTATCCCAGTCCACCTCTGTATCATTCCAATTCCTCAGCCCTTATGCCCGTATTTACCCTTGGCATTGAAGAAGAGTTTCAAACCATAGATCCCGAAACCCGCGAACTTCGCTCCCACATGAGCAAGATCGTGGATGGTGGAAAAATTATCCTGCAGGAACGGGTTAAGGCAGAAATGCACCAGGCCGTTGTGGAAGTAGGTACCAACATCTGTACCAACATCCAGGAAGCCCGCGAGGAAGTCACGTACTTACGCCGGGAAATCATGGAGCTAGCTGACAAGCAGAATCTGCGGATTGCGGCGGCGGGTACGCACCCCTTTTCTGATTGGGTAGATCAGCTCATTACGCCCAACCCCCGGTACGACCAGCTTATCAGCGAAATGCGGGATGTCGCCCGTTCCAACCTCATTTTTGGCCTGCACGTGCACGTCGGCATACCGAGCCGCAACGAAGGACTGGAAATCATGAATGCCGTCCGGTATTTTCTTCCGCACGTCTATGCCTTAAGTACCAACTCGCCCTTCTGGTGTGGACGTGACACGGGCTTCAAAAGCTACCGTTCCAAGGTATTTGACAAGTTCCCGCGTACGGGTATTCCCGAGTTTTTCAATACCGCCAACGAATACGACGAGTACATCAACTTACTGGTCAAAACCAATTGCATCGACGACGGTAAGAAAATCTGGTGGGACATTCGCCTGCATCCGCATTTCGATACGGTTGAGTTTCGCATCTGTGACATTCCCATGCGGGTGGATGAAACCATTTGTTTAGCGGCACTCATGCAGGCTCTGGTGGTGAAAATTTACAAATTGATGCGGCAGAATCTGAACTTCCGGCTTTACCGCAAGGCTCTTATTAGTGAAAACAAATGGCGGGCTGCCCGGTACGGAATTTCGGGAAAACTGATTGATTTCGGCCGTCAGGAAGAGGTACCTTACGAAACGCTCGCTCAGGAATTAATGGAGTTTGTAGACGACGTACTCGATGAACTCGGCAGTCGCAAAGAGGTGGAATATATCAATACGATTTTGAAGATGGGTACGGGAGCCGACCGACAGTTGGCCGTCTGGGAACGGACGCAAGACCTCAAAAGTGTAGTGGATTACATCGTCGAAGAAACCCGCCACGGGATTCGATAAAAGG
Coding sequences within it:
- a CDS encoding ATP-grasp domain-containing protein, producing the protein MKKIGILHGMENTFPAAFVERVNLIAPEGIRAEPVSVGKVVQGEASEYAVIIDRISQDVPFYRSYLKNVALTGTIVINNPFWWSADEKFFNNALATKIGVPVPNTVLLPSKARPDDTQETSFRNLAMMPWEEIYQYIGFPAFMKPHAGGGWKNVYKVDNPDQLFQAYDETGQLVMLLQEAIDFESYYRCYCIGGKHVRIMPYEPRNPHHLRYAADFPENPALMKTMEDYVLRLNRALGYDFNTVEFAVRNGVPIAIDFCNPAPDADVYSVGETNFEWVVETAAAYAIERALTYEEGKLNLTWGDFTKAGVTNQPLTSF
- a CDS encoding esterase family protein, which produces MNEQYIKYYSHSLHRDIELLVFGHWGYPVLVFPTSQHRYYEAKDVQLVESARSLIEAGKIKLYCVDTIDSDSWYARHLHPSARIYQASLYDRFLNEELIPWMQHENHTPTVAVSGSSFGGFHAANVAFRHPEKVSHLFTMGAAFDIRNFMDGYYDDNVYFNNPPDYLPHSHDANLWRMQIILGTCISDFCRPSTEHLSQILSTKQIPHWLDVRWHGTHDWPIWREMFPEYLAKI
- a CDS encoding alpha/beta hydrolase, which produces MPLDPFTITSHSVTLNSHSLERLVSLTFLLPPGYESSTQLYATLYLNDGQDFERLRLQETLEKLYQKNQVPGLLVVGIHANERRLSEYGTAHQPDYKGRGDRAEAHTQFVLHELVPYVEKHFRVNKELQSRVYAGFSLGGLSALDVCWNHADVFSKVGVFSGALWWRSRAYDEGYDDANDRIMHVQIRNTIGKPALKFWFEAGTDDEKDDRNNNGIIDAIDDTYDLMYELERKGYIRETDFTYLQVEGGQHNPETWGAIMPAFLQWAFNDQF
- a CDS encoding carboxylate-amine ligase; translation: MPVFTLGIEEEFQTIDPETRELRSHMSKIVDGGKIILQERVKAEMHQAVVEVGTNICTNIQEAREEVTYLRREIMELADKQNLRIAAAGTHPFSDWVDQLITPNPRYDQLISEMRDVARSNLIFGLHVHVGIPSRNEGLEIMNAVRYFLPHVYALSTNSPFWCGRDTGFKSYRSKVFDKFPRTGIPEFFNTANEYDEYINLLVKTNCIDDGKKIWWDIRLHPHFDTVEFRICDIPMRVDETICLAALMQALVVKIYKLMRQNLNFRLYRKALISENKWRAARYGISGKLIDFGRQEEVPYETLAQELMEFVDDVLDELGSRKEVEYINTILKMGTGADRQLAVWERTQDLKSVVDYIVEETRHGIR
- a CDS encoding DUF5686 and carboxypeptidase regulatory-like domain-containing protein yields the protein MKKLLLLILTCFFFNHAWTQGIRGTITSKSGEILPYASIQVKGTSTGTMSNGEGKYEIALKPGSYELQFQYLNHQTETRNVEVSADWQTLNVSLQEIAIKLAEVRIGKSKEDPAYTIMRKAIATARFHQLEVDTWSARTYVKGNFRIEKVPFLFEDALKKANLQVGTTYILESINDLNFRQPNQVTEKVVSIRSNLPPGSNPAINFARLSFYNPMLGEIVSPLSPKSFGLYRFEYLGFFNDRGLIVNKIKVTPRSKGLNVLDGTLNLIEGSWSIHSLDFSFQDETGTQYGIRQLFSPFEGVWMPVQLETTAKINILGAKGETRYITSVRNYQVKLNPKYHQIPEVVDEKIDKEIAATLRKANTPAPTQATRKQLRKMVNQLEKEDRKERKKSGEDVTVTRNWSFEIDTLARKRPSTFWEGERQVPLTNLETQGYQRADSLYKANEVKIRKDSIRNLPKFKFMQLLTGHTYRYGQRKELEWYPRVLTFESPVFDLTKSEFFNAVEGYVLKTRLSYVERLSKVKSWNASLAGRYSFARHRLNGGLSLGYTVENTSVRLSGGRNVFQFNPADPIPESLNTFYTLFQERNYMKLYEKSYLTLAGTQKLGNRLSVSAGLSWQERNALTNNVTRGWVDRPDVAFTSNDPENRALANQTAFPRHQATVLTMDFSYRPLAKAAIMNGRRYTLSNRSPELTGAYRHGWTGGQSFNQIELGIRDELSILRNSFSYAVQAGTFLEKPLYFTDYRHFNGNEIIFQNPGLNNFRNLPFYRFSTAHRYLEAHGLYEFRKFLLTQITPLRLYGIKESLQVHFLHTKEVNHVEIGYGFGGILKVFGAEVLGTFQNGQYKGLAFRVRTNL